The following are encoded together in the Pelodiscus sinensis isolate JC-2024 chromosome 22, ASM4963464v1, whole genome shotgun sequence genome:
- the LOC142819358 gene encoding uncharacterized protein LOC142819358, with translation MSQPSEGSQPSTAPHDQPGGSREPARGRKRRAPAWSSAEIVDLIEVWGEASNVHDLRTSHRNAAVYGRMAASLAARGHQRSREQVRCKIKDLRQSYSRACLPGADPEACPHFHALDRILGPHAVPAPRDVIDPGAEGPLLDTEEEEEGSESQEPAASLPRTRDPRGTPQSRSPASSEAGEASTSAAPGTAGRTTPPAAAARARASRTARNQEDYQRRHLRFLDRQLRLQDHWVQEDLRLRQRSLEALEEQGRALRGHLQSLLDRFPFPPPPAPPLAPPLAPPAPPLAPPLAPPAPPLAPPLAPPAPPAPPASAPASSTPPVLSAPPSTTIPHRRPRTRSVARRERHPDSHP, from the exons atgagccagccatccgagggctcccagccctccactgctccccacgaccagcctggcggctcccgggagcctgcccgggggcgcaaaaggcgggcgcccgcctggtcaagtgcggagatcgtggacctcatcgaggtttggggggaagcctcaaatgtccacgatctccgcactagccaccggaacgcggccgtctatggacgcatggctgccagcctggccgccaggggccaccagcgcagccgggagcaggtgcgctgcaagattaaagacttgcggcagtcctactcccgggcctgcctgccaggggctgacccggaggcctgcccccacttccatgccctggaccgcatcctggggcctcatgccgtccctgccccccgggacgtgattgaccccggggcagagggaccgctcctggacaccgaggaggaggaagagggctctgagagccaggagcctgctgccagccttcccaggacccgggacccccgaggcaccccacagagccgctcgcctgcatcatcagaggccggggaggcatccacct ctgcagcaccggggactgcagggcgcaccaccccgcctgcagcagccgcccgcgcccgggcaagcaggacagccaggaaccaggaggactaccagaggcggcatctccggttcctggaccgacagctccgtctccaggaccactgggtccaggaggacctcaggctgcgccagaggagtctggaggccctggaggagcagggccgtgccctgcgaggccacctccagagcctgctagaccgctttccatttcctcctccccctgctccccctcttgctccccctcttgctccccctgctccccctcttgctccccctcttgctccccctgctccccctcttgctccccctcttgctccccctgctcctcctgctcctcctgcttccgctcctgcttcctccacaccccctgtcctctctgcccccccctccacaaccattccccaccgacgcccccggacccgcagtgtggcgagacgggagaggcacccagactcccacccctga